A section of the Spirosoma pollinicola genome encodes:
- a CDS encoding replication initiation protein, protein MAKISQDPAVQERGTQLTLDFVSTTVSSYPKPGKPTPATVPHSSNTLVREPLLLLEITKNFSLLERRLYILVLRELKNLQKIEREQIQPWTELRFQFHYSEIINGHTNASIKALVDKIRMRDISWTDHDNQTYKSVVIFPETEYQRNKGTIMLTMYHKVIPLFLDLSRGFSTYQLELALALTSDYAQVIYPYIARFRKTKVWRISIDEFRRIVRAEDKYKNFAHLRQNVIDPALAQINAMTDYKVKVKTKLQGRAIIGLEFSISYTSTLTEPEEVVSKEDIAQQLDVILGMEPTAAAEYVARELSYYSSLTQDQKNQILAGGEKLMSFLRANLYVQTGNVNNPDAYMAEAVFHFKDKGKKSKDFVYDAQPTGRIK, encoded by the coding sequence CTACAGTTTCTTCTTACCCTAAGCCCGGTAAACCTACTCCGGCAACTGTACCACACTCCTCCAATACTCTAGTACGGGAGCCGTTATTATTACTGGAAATTACCAAAAATTTCTCACTGCTGGAACGTAGGCTTTATATTCTGGTACTGCGTGAGCTGAAAAATCTTCAAAAAATCGAGCGTGAGCAAATCCAGCCTTGGACGGAGTTACGTTTTCAGTTTCATTATTCAGAAATCATCAATGGTCACACAAACGCCTCAATCAAAGCGCTGGTTGATAAAATACGTATGCGGGACATAAGCTGGACTGATCATGATAATCAAACCTACAAAAGCGTTGTAATTTTTCCGGAAACGGAGTATCAACGCAATAAGGGGACGATTATGCTAACCATGTACCATAAGGTAATCCCGCTATTTCTAGATTTAAGCCGTGGTTTTTCCACCTACCAACTTGAACTGGCACTCGCGTTAACATCAGACTATGCCCAGGTTATTTATCCGTATATCGCTCGATTCCGTAAAACAAAAGTTTGGCGAATAAGCATTGATGAATTCCGTAGGATTGTTCGCGCAGAGGACAAATACAAGAACTTCGCCCATCTTCGTCAGAACGTAATTGATCCTGCTCTAGCGCAAATCAATGCAATGACGGACTACAAAGTTAAGGTGAAAACAAAATTGCAGGGTCGAGCCATTATTGGCCTGGAATTTTCAATCAGCTACACATCAACGTTAACCGAGCCGGAAGAAGTTGTTAGCAAAGAAGATATTGCGCAGCAACTTGACGTTATTCTGGGAATGGAACCCACGGCCGCTGCGGAATACGTTGCCCGTGAACTTTCTTACTATTCCAGTTTGACGCAGGATCAGAAGAATCAGATTCTCGCTGGCGGGGAAAAATTGATGTCCTTTCTTCGGGCTAATTTATATGTGCAGACAGGGAACGTTAACAATCCAGATGCTTATATGGCGGAAGCGGTCTTTCATTTTAAGGATAAAGGTAAAAAATCCAAAGATTTCGTCTACGACGCTCAACCTACAGGAAGGATCAAATAA
- a CDS encoding tyrosine-type recombinase/integrase, which translates to METGESLPAVYSQITPDGQRLPGLNEQQQKAREFYESGLYGAPNSKKAYQSDVKQYLAWYHHKGYEALPSTSQALAEYMTELSTDKGYFTLQRRLASIAKYHRIHNLPSPTTHEQFKLFMKGVRREKTIRQKQALAFTLDEFRKAVDSQPLTPTGLRNRLILLLGFTGAFRRQELVDINVEYLECRSDGVLITINHSKTNQDGVEEAKFVAKAKQEAYCPLRTLQQWLTLINRAEGPLFVRIRKGERPTLDRLSDDYVNLLAKAAFGQYYSAHSMRASFVTISKDAGVDNRKIQNQTKHKTTQMIDRYDRRRDVIYQNASTELDL; encoded by the coding sequence ATGGAAACAGGTGAATCACTACCGGCTGTTTATAGCCAGATCACACCCGATGGTCAACGACTGCCGGGCCTGAATGAACAGCAACAAAAAGCACGGGAGTTCTATGAAAGTGGACTCTACGGAGCACCCAATTCAAAAAAAGCCTACCAATCCGATGTAAAGCAATACCTGGCCTGGTACCACCATAAAGGCTACGAAGCCCTGCCGTCGACGTCTCAGGCGCTGGCTGAATACATGACCGAACTTTCAACCGACAAAGGCTATTTTACGCTTCAGCGGCGGCTGGCCAGTATTGCCAAATACCACCGGATTCATAACCTGCCTTCGCCGACAACCCATGAGCAGTTTAAGCTATTTATGAAGGGGGTAAGGCGAGAAAAGACGATTCGGCAAAAACAGGCCCTGGCCTTCACCCTGGACGAGTTTAGAAAAGCGGTCGACAGCCAACCCCTGACGCCTACCGGTCTACGTAACCGGCTTATCTTGTTGTTGGGATTCACGGGTGCCTTCCGGCGTCAGGAGCTGGTCGATATCAATGTAGAATATCTGGAGTGTCGTTCCGATGGTGTCTTAATTACAATCAATCATTCGAAGACGAATCAGGATGGGGTTGAAGAAGCCAAATTTGTAGCGAAAGCAAAACAGGAAGCGTATTGTCCTCTTCGTACCCTTCAACAGTGGCTGACGCTCATCAACCGGGCCGAAGGGCCTTTATTTGTTCGCATCCGCAAGGGAGAACGACCAACCCTGGACCGTTTATCCGATGATTACGTGAATCTGCTGGCCAAGGCTGCCTTCGGTCAGTACTATTCCGCCCACTCCATGCGCGCCTCCTTTGTGACCATCTCCAAAGACGCGGGCGTCGATAACCGGAAGATTCAGAATCAAACCAAGCATAAAACAACCCAGATGATTGATCGATACGATCGTCGGCGGGATGTCATTTACCAGAACGCATCAACGGAACTCGATTTGTAA
- a CDS encoding DUF2306 domain-containing protein: protein MLYQSFLLVHILAGSIGLLMGPLAIAVKKGGLAHRRLGIVFYYAMLVVASSALVLAILHNIPFLFAVGIFSGYMNITGYAILRQKRQGFLNQTGLLERVTSVLMLLFSLYFLGYGIYILFQRDYFGLVFIFFAQSSFRMLWQDWRLFKQQGVAPSTWLLVHLTRMIGTSIAAYTAFLVVNSSSRVSLVGWFLPTLLGVPIIVYWSRKLKKKRAL, encoded by the coding sequence ATGCTTTACCAATCTTTTTTACTAGTTCATATTCTCGCCGGCAGTATTGGCCTGCTGATGGGGCCCCTGGCCATAGCGGTCAAAAAAGGGGGGCTAGCTCACCGCCGCCTCGGTATCGTCTTTTATTATGCCATGCTCGTGGTGGCTAGTTCAGCCCTGGTACTGGCCATCCTGCACAACATCCCGTTTCTGTTTGCAGTGGGTATTTTCAGCGGTTACATGAACATTACCGGTTACGCGATCCTGCGCCAAAAACGGCAGGGATTTCTCAACCAAACGGGTCTACTAGAGCGGGTCACTTCCGTTTTAATGCTGCTGTTTAGCCTCTACTTCCTGGGCTACGGAATTTACATTCTTTTTCAGCGCGATTATTTTGGGTTAGTCTTCATCTTTTTCGCCCAAAGTTCGTTTCGCATGTTGTGGCAGGACTGGCGCTTATTCAAACAACAGGGAGTAGCACCATCCACCTGGTTACTGGTTCACCTAACGCGCATGATCGGTACGAGTATTGCTGCCTACACGGCGTTTCTGGTCGTCAACAGTTCATCCAGGGTGAGTCTGGTGGGCTGGTTTTTGCCAACTCTGCTGGGCGTGCCCATTATCGTGTACTGGAGCCGGAAACTAAAGAAAAAAAGAGCCCTATAA
- a CDS encoding acyltransferase family protein — protein sequence MHKHLTLRHIPALTGLRAWAFGLVLLDHWVPIFHHVLMAGNGGVSLFLVLSGFLISRLLIESKLTNTSFNDYLLHFYRRRAQRIFPLYFLTLLILLLAGNDVVRQKWVYFFTFTANYYLINNPNSLLDHFWSLSAEEQLYIFIPLLIWLCPLNRLPVLALLLISCSCVFRGGAYYWKGEPSWWPFSYESVLGCLDCYGIGLLVAYLQLIKPQWASQFFSSALVLRTLFLLWLTVLLLGIYWEVSGFGAYCNPVTAVSVRLAVALFGGYLIGYCHQSLGRWGGYLLLNPVFQYLGSISYGLYIVHNLIYNAHMSVIYPTRYAWSEIEQLLFSSNSTTIIQHHTLELTFYFLLTVCLASIAWYALEKPLLNRYTTKPKPSLILSSRQ from the coding sequence ATGCATAAACACCTAACCCTTAGGCACATTCCTGCGTTAACCGGTCTTCGAGCCTGGGCTTTTGGTTTAGTACTGCTTGATCACTGGGTACCTATTTTTCACCACGTGTTGATGGCTGGAAACGGGGGCGTTTCATTATTTCTGGTACTAAGCGGATTTTTAATCAGTCGACTCCTAATCGAGTCAAAATTGACTAATACCAGCTTTAACGATTATCTGTTGCACTTTTACCGCCGACGGGCTCAGCGAATTTTTCCGCTTTATTTTCTGACCCTATTAATCCTGTTGTTAGCAGGAAATGACGTAGTGCGTCAGAAGTGGGTTTATTTTTTCACGTTTACGGCAAACTACTACTTAATTAACAACCCTAATTCGCTCCTAGACCACTTCTGGTCGTTATCTGCTGAAGAACAACTTTATATTTTCATTCCACTTTTAATCTGGTTGTGTCCCCTCAATCGGTTGCCAGTACTGGCCCTCCTCCTTATCAGTTGCAGCTGTGTATTTCGGGGGGGCGCTTATTACTGGAAAGGTGAACCCAGTTGGTGGCCATTCAGCTACGAGTCCGTTCTGGGATGTTTAGATTGTTACGGCATTGGCTTATTGGTTGCTTATCTACAACTAATCAAACCACAGTGGGCAAGCCAGTTTTTTTCCTCGGCACTTGTTCTCAGAACCCTGTTTTTACTCTGGTTAACGGTGCTCCTGCTGGGAATTTACTGGGAAGTGAGTGGATTTGGGGCTTATTGCAATCCCGTCACGGCAGTGAGTGTGCGGCTGGCGGTTGCGCTCTTCGGCGGTTACCTGATCGGGTACTGTCATCAGAGTTTAGGTCGCTGGGGGGGATATCTGTTGTTAAACCCAGTTTTTCAATATTTGGGGTCGATCAGCTACGGACTTTATATAGTTCACAATCTAATTTATAACGCGCATATGTCCGTAATATACCCGACGCGTTACGCCTGGAGCGAGATTGAGCAGCTTCTTTTTTCCAGTAATTCGACGACCATTATACAGCATCATACCCTTGAACTAACTTTTTACTTTCTGTTGACTGTCTGTCTGGCTAGTATAGCTTGGTATGCCCTAGAAAAGCCGCTCCTTAATCGTTATACAACAAAACCTAAACCGTCCCTTATTTTGTCCTCTAGGCAATAA
- a CDS encoding serine hydrolase, whose product MNKTTYRLILALLLHQLKLFGQTPAFVTDSLDTYIKRNMAASKIPGLAVAIVENGKVIVAKGYGLRQVGKPDSVDANTLFYMASNTKLFTATALASLADQKKLSLDDKVLKHLPDFALYDTLATKMVTIRDLLANRLGVKSYEGDFVYWNSDYTMQDVMKNLRLVKPAGQFRQDYSYSNAGFVTAGLVIPKVTGQSWNSYVDQTILKPLGMANTYLLTANYAKQKNIAYGYTNCCTSGGELMQVAFDNLDNLGPAGGMVSSVNDISKWLIMQLDSGRYEGKRILPYSVLEATRRASTIITYKKHPIAPFTYEFYCLGIGLFDYQHMDVYSHAGGAFGFHTNTTFVPSRKLGIVVLINQDNSNFHESLRFQILDAYAKAPYEDKNAYFYERSLRRDKKQSQDIKELETRVAKNNQPPIPLSAYTGTYRNPLYGTIRIEVATESKSKNGLLIHFQHHPDLTARLDYMDKDEFRITFSNPRFGIAPALFSTQNGKGVSVDVKATDFVDFEPYRFTR is encoded by the coding sequence ATGAATAAAACAACTTACAGACTGATTCTTGCTTTATTACTCCATCAACTCAAACTCTTCGGCCAAACGCCTGCTTTTGTTACGGATAGCCTCGATACGTACATTAAACGGAATATGGCAGCGAGCAAAATTCCGGGGTTGGCCGTTGCCATCGTTGAAAACGGTAAGGTAATTGTAGCCAAAGGGTACGGCCTCAGACAGGTTGGTAAACCTGATTCGGTTGATGCCAATACGCTCTTTTACATGGCTTCCAATACCAAGCTTTTTACAGCTACCGCCCTAGCCAGCTTAGCTGATCAAAAGAAATTATCCCTCGACGACAAGGTACTAAAACACCTGCCCGATTTTGCCTTGTATGATACGCTGGCCACAAAAATGGTGACCATTCGTGATTTACTGGCGAACCGACTTGGCGTAAAATCGTACGAAGGAGATTTTGTCTACTGGAATTCAGATTATACCATGCAGGACGTCATGAAGAATCTGCGATTAGTGAAACCAGCGGGCCAGTTTCGACAGGATTATAGTTATTCCAATGCCGGCTTTGTAACAGCGGGGTTAGTCATTCCTAAGGTGACGGGGCAGTCCTGGAATTCATACGTTGACCAGACTATACTCAAACCGTTAGGAATGGCTAATACTTACCTCTTAACGGCCAATTATGCCAAGCAAAAAAATATTGCTTACGGCTATACAAACTGCTGTACAAGTGGGGGGGAGCTAATGCAGGTAGCCTTTGACAATCTTGACAATCTGGGGCCTGCCGGAGGAATGGTCTCATCAGTCAACGATATCAGCAAGTGGTTAATCATGCAGCTGGACTCGGGTCGCTATGAAGGAAAACGTATCTTACCCTACTCCGTTCTTGAGGCTACCCGCCGGGCTAGTACAATTATTACGTACAAAAAACACCCAATAGCGCCCTTTACCTATGAATTTTATTGTCTGGGTATTGGCTTGTTTGACTATCAGCATATGGACGTCTATTCTCATGCTGGAGGAGCCTTTGGCTTTCATACCAATACAACCTTTGTGCCATCCCGAAAACTGGGAATCGTCGTTTTAATAAATCAGGATAACAGTAATTTTCACGAATCACTACGCTTTCAAATCCTGGATGCTTATGCAAAAGCGCCCTATGAGGACAAGAATGCCTACTTCTATGAACGAAGCCTCCGTCGGGATAAAAAGCAAAGCCAGGATATAAAAGAACTGGAAACTAGAGTCGCTAAAAATAATCAACCCCCAATACCGCTATCGGCTTATACTGGAACTTACCGAAATCCACTTTATGGAACGATAAGGATAGAAGTAGCCACCGAAAGCAAATCGAAAAATGGCTTACTGATTCATTTTCAACATCATCCAGATTTAACGGCCAGACTTGATTATATGGATAAGGATGAATTCCGGATTACATTTTCTAACCCCCGTTTTGGCATAGCACCTGCTTTATTTAGTACCCAAAATGGTAAAGGCGTGAGCGTTGACGTGAAAGCAACTGATTTTGTCGATTTCGAACCTTACCGGTTCACGCGCTGA
- a CDS encoding outer membrane beta-barrel family protein — MINFKLSRTRQLDLIIFILLMSVSVCRVNAQKTGDATDTTIVPVKILYGTLKNMQGEFVSNALVTLLKKDSSLVKATFSDERGAFSIRYSTQDTLQLIISHLSFLPLQQLLIRSDSVAPVPMNVTLQPKSVSLSEVTIKVKKPLFELNGDRILVNLEDNPAYAGRNTFDALGAAPRLTIDPISKSISLDGKTGLVLYVNGKQLYSTPSESIAYLQTLPAANVVKIEILTSPPAKYDAAGAGVILIQTKNMIKEGLTGELSVTGGAGRYVKSNASLSLGLQTKKLQAALFFAPNYQPTYYSWQRQQTLFNANRADGYSSGSQFNYVDRFGQLLRTSLDWTVSKNTVIGSVLQGSHNNETQNPVASLDYRLSSPNAPLMHIDAQNQLQQKTWNLAANLNFRTNFTSTRLLTGDIDIASYDDKYRSIALFNERENNVPSTELFNINYPNRVTIKTAKIDYQSSFMKKGSFETGVKYSTILMNNQPFVNTLTDGFLDVKAKLANGFHYQENTSSAYSNLSFSVKKVNVSAGLRLEHTSYDGRSTSNEAVSRNYTNLFPSLSLNYRSKSEYGISVSANRRIVRPAFDLLNPAYLYFDPLTLYTGNPLLIPQYTTTVQTTLTTPKRLSLTLLHYETQNRITEVVYRIDSIQATTLNTNINFAWERRWSMTLSYPFTIKTGWQLQAAVTAHNTRYYSNYNDIDVYTSQSTAILRIFNTFKTKYFTANLNFIGRTRAVIGYFRYDPLWNIDAGVQRSVGERGSLKLAATDIFHTAIIKNHGVYLNNRIDFAHRYESQQILLTYTYRLGNLKAKSVEERSFGSQTEQDRLQGNGTRK, encoded by the coding sequence ATGATAAATTTTAAATTAAGCCGAACACGCCAATTAGACCTCATCATCTTCATTCTGCTGATGAGTGTGTCGGTTTGTCGTGTTAATGCACAAAAAACAGGGGATGCAACCGATACTACAATTGTGCCAGTAAAGATACTATATGGCACTTTAAAAAACATGCAGGGTGAGTTCGTATCGAATGCGTTAGTAACCCTTTTAAAAAAAGATTCCAGCCTGGTTAAAGCAACGTTCTCAGACGAGAGAGGGGCCTTTAGTATTCGTTACAGCACACAGGACACGCTCCAGCTCATCATTTCACACCTCAGTTTTTTACCCCTGCAGCAACTCCTTATAAGGTCCGATTCGGTAGCCCCCGTTCCGATGAATGTAACGTTACAACCCAAGTCTGTTTCGCTAAGTGAAGTTACCATCAAAGTTAAAAAGCCACTATTTGAATTAAACGGAGACCGTATACTCGTAAATCTGGAAGATAATCCCGCTTATGCCGGTCGGAACACATTTGATGCGCTGGGAGCAGCTCCCCGTCTGACGATAGACCCTATTTCCAAGTCCATTAGCTTAGACGGCAAAACGGGATTAGTGCTGTATGTAAATGGAAAGCAACTCTATTCGACACCCAGCGAGAGTATAGCTTACCTTCAAACGTTACCCGCGGCTAACGTAGTAAAAATTGAAATATTGACATCTCCACCGGCAAAGTACGACGCAGCTGGCGCTGGTGTTATCCTGATCCAAACCAAGAATATGATCAAGGAAGGATTAACGGGAGAACTTAGTGTGACCGGGGGAGCCGGCCGCTATGTAAAAAGTAACGCATCACTTTCCCTTGGTTTACAGACCAAAAAGCTTCAAGCCGCTTTATTTTTTGCCCCGAATTATCAACCGACCTATTACAGCTGGCAACGGCAGCAGACGCTGTTTAACGCCAATAGAGCGGATGGCTATTCATCGGGCAGTCAGTTTAATTACGTGGATCGCTTTGGTCAACTACTACGGACCAGCCTGGATTGGACGGTTAGTAAAAATACGGTGATTGGCAGCGTGCTTCAAGGATCCCACAATAACGAAACGCAAAATCCGGTAGCATCGCTCGATTACCGGCTCTCCTCGCCAAACGCGCCCCTAATGCATATCGATGCACAGAACCAATTGCAGCAAAAAACGTGGAATCTGGCGGCTAACCTTAATTTTCGTACCAACTTTACCAGCACCAGGTTGCTGACGGGTGATATTGATATTGCCAGCTATGATGACAAGTACCGATCTATCGCTCTGTTTAATGAGCGGGAAAATAACGTACCGTCTACCGAATTATTTAATATAAACTATCCAAACCGGGTCACCATTAAAACGGCTAAAATCGACTATCAATCTTCCTTCATGAAAAAAGGCAGTTTTGAAACGGGCGTAAAATACAGCACGATTTTAATGAATAATCAACCGTTTGTAAATACCCTTACAGATGGTTTTTTGGATGTAAAAGCTAAACTTGCCAACGGGTTTCACTACCAGGAAAACACCAGCTCGGCTTACAGTAATCTGTCGTTCAGCGTAAAGAAAGTCAATGTTTCAGCCGGATTACGGCTTGAGCACACTAGCTATGATGGCCGTTCAACAAGTAACGAAGCCGTTTCCCGAAATTATACCAACCTATTTCCCTCCTTATCTCTAAATTATCGAAGTAAGAGCGAATATGGTATAAGCGTATCCGCGAATCGTCGTATCGTCCGCCCGGCCTTTGACTTACTTAATCCTGCTTACCTCTATTTCGATCCCCTAACCCTTTATACGGGCAATCCACTGTTAATCCCGCAGTACACGACAACCGTTCAAACTACGCTGACAACTCCTAAACGCTTGAGTTTAACCCTACTGCACTATGAAACGCAAAACAGAATTACTGAAGTCGTTTATCGAATTGATTCAATCCAAGCCACTACATTAAATACGAACATAAACTTTGCCTGGGAGCGCCGCTGGTCAATGACGCTTTCTTACCCATTTACTATCAAAACTGGTTGGCAGTTGCAAGCCGCAGTAACGGCGCATAACACGCGCTATTATTCTAATTACAATGATATTGATGTCTATACAAGTCAATCAACGGCCATTCTTAGGATTTTTAATACATTTAAAACAAAGTATTTTACGGCAAATCTTAATTTCATTGGTCGAACCAGAGCCGTCATCGGGTATTTCCGATACGATCCCCTATGGAATATAGACGCCGGAGTACAAAGGTCAGTAGGGGAACGAGGTTCACTTAAGCTGGCCGCTACGGATATATTTCATACAGCGATCATAAAAAATCATGGCGTTTACCTAAACAACCGAATTGATTTTGCGCATCGATACGAAAGCCAGCAGATTTTGCTGACCTACACCTACCGTCTCGGAAATTTAAAAGCCAAAAGCGTGGAGGAACGCTCTTTTGGCTCCCAGACTGAACAGGACCGTTTGCAGGGAAACGGAACACGCAAATAG
- a CDS encoding sensor histidine kinase has translation MRSLLALRWKNEILLANVAYVAGCWFTMLCLFNIMDYWSFDYAFHHFTPPPPYVTRVWTFLEKTGPIGWLTEIVKGEFFIYTVVSGFNVSYVLLPLLLRIIRLSIAYGYDGISATEKNKMLIADQLQVVQVNQQLLEDQFKTLKEQINPHFLFNVFNNIYAQIHSTNKRAASLLGNLSKLMRYTLYETSDLFVPLSGELTFIRNYIDIEKTRIFSPERIELTLEGNPSNYLVPPLLLITFIENAFKHGIDNSYSEGWVRIKISINEHKDCLEAEVTNYVASDEPADGLPAVKQLPKVGGLGLKNARKRMDYLFKDKYTLLVSEPQNEYHLQLSIPLNRA, from the coding sequence ATGAGGTCCTTACTGGCTTTACGGTGGAAAAATGAAATTTTACTCGCCAATGTGGCCTATGTGGCAGGTTGCTGGTTTACCATGCTATGCCTGTTTAACATCATGGATTACTGGTCATTTGACTACGCTTTTCATCATTTTACGCCCCCTCCCCCCTACGTAACGCGTGTATGGACGTTTTTGGAGAAGACGGGACCAATCGGCTGGCTGACAGAAATCGTCAAGGGCGAATTTTTTATTTATACGGTTGTTTCGGGCTTTAACGTGTCTTACGTGTTGTTACCACTGCTTCTCCGTATCATTCGGTTATCCATCGCTTATGGCTATGATGGAATTTCAGCAACAGAAAAAAATAAGATGCTGATCGCGGACCAACTACAGGTAGTGCAGGTAAATCAGCAATTGCTGGAAGATCAGTTCAAAACGCTCAAGGAGCAAATCAATCCGCATTTTCTGTTTAATGTCTTTAATAATATATACGCACAGATTCACTCAACCAATAAGCGTGCGGCTTCGTTACTAGGAAATTTATCGAAGTTAATGCGCTATACACTCTACGAAACAAGTGATCTTTTTGTGCCCCTTTCAGGCGAGTTAACGTTTATTCGTAATTACATAGATATTGAAAAAACGCGTATTTTCTCACCAGAGCGCATAGAACTTACCCTCGAAGGCAATCCAAGCAATTATTTAGTGCCCCCCCTGTTGTTGATCACCTTTATTGAAAATGCGTTTAAACACGGCATCGATAACAGCTATTCGGAAGGTTGGGTGCGCATTAAAATAAGCATTAACGAACATAAGGATTGCCTTGAAGCGGAAGTAACAAATTACGTCGCCAGCGATGAGCCTGCGGATGGGTTGCCGGCAGTTAAACAACTACCTAAAGTAGGAGGGCTTGGTTTGAAGAATGCCAGAAAGCGCATGGATTATCTTTTTAAGGATAAATACACATTACTGGTTAGTGAGCCGCAAAATGAGTATCATCTTCAATTAAGTATCCCTTTAAACCGGGCTTAA
- a CDS encoding LytR/AlgR family response regulator transcription factor, with protein sequence MNIVPKIKCLIVENEPSAQELMLDFVESTPSLTLVGVASNAQEANQLCVTKKPDLLLLDVQMPRFSGFDLLEMLPKPVPLVIITTAYKKYEYAIKGIKFAVVDYLTKPFDYKEFSDAVQKVELQMGVKRSDFDAGIQESHIEKSSRILTVKVDRVDKDIPIESIIYLESADNYVKIHLLNAAKNSLITKVTMKELASLLGNTEFVQINRSYVVKINQVKKVTSTSVRLASGHDLPIGSSYKSYIKDFFGYLTSSI encoded by the coding sequence ATGAACATCGTCCCTAAGATTAAATGTCTGATAGTAGAAAATGAGCCGTCTGCCCAGGAATTGATGCTGGATTTTGTTGAGTCAACGCCAAGCCTGACGCTGGTTGGTGTAGCGTCGAACGCTCAGGAAGCGAATCAGTTATGCGTGACAAAGAAGCCTGACTTACTGCTGCTTGACGTACAAATGCCCCGGTTTTCAGGTTTTGACTTACTGGAAATGCTTCCCAAGCCCGTTCCGCTGGTAATTATAACGACGGCCTATAAAAAGTACGAGTATGCAATCAAAGGCATTAAATTCGCCGTTGTCGATTACCTAACCAAACCGTTCGATTACAAAGAGTTTTCGGATGCTGTTCAAAAGGTAGAGCTGCAGATGGGTGTTAAACGATCCGATTTTGATGCCGGCATCCAGGAATCCCACATTGAGAAGTCTTCGCGGATTTTAACCGTCAAAGTGGATCGGGTTGATAAAGACATTCCCATTGAATCAATCATTTATTTAGAATCAGCCGATAATTACGTAAAAATTCACCTCCTGAATGCAGCCAAGAATAGCCTTATAACTAAAGTCACGATGAAGGAGCTTGCCTCCTTGCTTGGTAATACAGAGTTTGTGCAAATCAATCGTAGTTACGTAGTCAAAATCAACCAGGTTAAAAAAGTTACCTCAACTAGTGTCAGATTGGCTTCAGGTCATGACTTACCAATCGGTTCTAGTTACAAATCGTACATTAAAGATTTTTTCGGGTACCTGACGAGTTCGATTTGA